The Ralstonia sp. RRA genomic interval CGACGTCGACATCGTTGAGCGTACGCGGGTCGCTGACTGAGGCGATATCGCGCGTGCCGTTGAATTCCGGCGTCGCCGAGCACCACACCGTTGCAGTGGGAAAACGCGTGCGGATGAACTGCTCAAGGTTCGCTCCCGCGGGCAATTCGCACCATTGGCCACCTAGCTGGTCCAGCGATTTCCGGAAGGTCTGCACCGCAGGGGGCAGTTCAGCATCGAACATCGGCACGGCAGGCAGCGCGCGACGCTCCGGACGCACTTCGCGCAGGCGCGACAAAATCAAATCTCGGCTGTTCATTTCACTTTCCTCTTCAGGTACCAGTCACGGAATGTTTGCTTCGGGGCGTCCGGCACCTCCCGATGTTTGCCCCAAACGTTGAGCGGGTTGTAGAGCACCGCCCGCGGCAGCACTGACACCGCCGTCCCCGCTGTCTTGATGGCTGCCCGGTACAGCGCCGGCCGAGACAGCACCTTGCCGGCCACCTTCATGGCCTCCTTCTTAACGAACGGGAGTTCGTGCTGTTCCGCCACGATCTGACGCCACTTATAGATCTGCTCATGAATGTTGATCTTGACGGGACATACGCTCGTGCAGCTACCGTTCATGGTCGAGGCGAATGGCAGCGCGCTGTACTTCTTGAGATTGAAGGTCGGATTGATGATGGCGCCGATCGGGCCAGAGTAGACACCGCCGTAACTCAGCCCGCTGCTGCGCCGGTACACCGGACATGTGTTCATGCAAGCGCCACAACGGATGCACTTCAGGGAGTACCAGAAATCGTCCATGCCAAGGCGCTCGGAACGGCCGTTGTCTACCAGCACAAAATGCATCTCGCCACCCTTGCGCGGGCCACGAAAATGCGAGGTGTACTGGGTGATCGGCGATCCGATCGCATTGCGCGACAGCATGCGGATAAACACGCCCAGGTGCTCCAGGCGCGGAATGAGCTTTTCGATACCGATTGACGCGATATGCAGCGACGGAACGTTGGCGCTCAAGTCCGCGTTGCCCTCATTCGTACAGACCGTGATGCCGCCCGTTTCGGCCACCGCAAAGTTGCAGCCTGTCATGCCGGCATCGGCATTGAGGATCAGCGGTCGCGTTGCATTGCGCTGTGCCTCGGCCAGCTTGGGGATGCTGCTCTCGTTCGGGTCCGTGCCGATCTTTTCGGCAAAGATCTTGGCCACGTCAGTGGCAAGCTTATGCACGGCCGGCACGACAATATGGGAAGGCAACTCGTCGTCGAGTTGTTGAATCTGCTCACCCAGATCGGTCTCCACCACGGTGATACCGCGTGCCTCCAGATACGGCCGCATCTCGCACTCTTCCGTAAGCATCGACTTGCTCT includes:
- a CDS encoding lactate utilization protein B — its product is MKRVDHVGASEKFIADEKHIQFHDKRLWGLRTARDSEVHGVREWEELRSLASGIKEHTLTHLPEYLEQFERNATANGVIVHWAKDAEEHNRIVYEILSGRKAKVLVKSKSMLTEECEMRPYLEARGITVVETDLGEQIQQLDDELPSHIVVPAVHKLATDVAKIFAEKIGTDPNESSIPKLAEAQRNATRPLILNADAGMTGCNFAVAETGGITVCTNEGNADLSANVPSLHIASIGIEKLIPRLEHLGVFIRMLSRNAIGSPITQYTSHFRGPRKGGEMHFVLVDNGRSERLGMDDFWYSLKCIRCGACMNTCPVYRRSSGLSYGGVYSGPIGAIINPTFNLKKYSALPFASTMNGSCTSVCPVKINIHEQIYKWRQIVAEQHELPFVKKEAMKVAGKVLSRPALYRAAIKTAGTAVSVLPRAVLYNPLNVWGKHREVPDAPKQTFRDWYLKRKVK